The Tachysurus fulvidraco isolate hzauxx_2018 chromosome 4, HZAU_PFXX_2.0, whole genome shotgun sequence DNA window AAGCTCTAACtgttgtatttactgtataagaTTTTGTCTGTCAGACCTTTACAGTCTCTTTTATACTCTGCACCGATGCATCAGTACTAAAGAGAAATCCATTCCTGTTGTGAGATTTAATGTGAGATTCTTTTAGAATGAGCCATCAGCAAAATGTGTGCTTGCTGAGGGGCTTTAGGCATTTCGACTACTGAACTTCAACTGTGGCTGTTCAATATATAAACAGTGCTCAAGTTTCtgtcttctttctctgtctcttttcttgTCTTCCCCTTTCTCACTCTTTTGGATTGTCTTTTAGTCTAGGACTGATATTACTAGTTTTGCATTGACTAGTTTTAATAAACAGCtgcctttttttattgttccacATAACCAACTGTAGCACCACTGctaaattttataataaacattggAAACAGGCTTTTCTGGCACTTCGTATCACACTGCACTCATAAGCTAATAGTAGACAGAGTTGAATTTTAGGTACCAGTGTATCCATGTCCTGAACACACAAAATGTTTCGCattgtaattaaatgtaaatcacaGGAATTGTTCTCCATTACAGTCCTCTTTTAGTCTATTACTGGAAATACCCTGGGGCTCAGAAGCCAGTATTTAGAATGTCATATCCAGCCATCTAATCACATGCCCATTTAAATTACTGTGTGCAAAGCACAGACCTGCTTAGCTTTTCACTTCTGTGATGTTTTATGAAGCACTCAATTCTATTAAATTCACTGGCTCTGTCAGCGTTCTCAAAGAGTGCTGAGGGTCCATTATGCAGACACCAGATTATATACAGTCAGAATGCAGTTAATATGCTGCTagtgaaaaaaatcaacacacacacagtctaatctGAAAATATTGGAATGGCAAGACATTTAGTTCTAGATGGTGTTAAACAACTTAGAAAATGGCACCATTTGTTTGAaccctattttatttttttttaaatgaaatgtggGAACATAAGACTAATTGATGATTCTTCTTGCCCAGTTAGATTGGctgtttaaaagtttattaactACTGAATGTCTACTTTTAAGCCTTGGATTTCAACATAAATGCCAGAGAGCTGTCTGTGGAACAAGTTTGAAACTGAGAAAAGTGGGGGAAAAATCTGAGCATTGGGCATAGCCAATACAATTATTTGGAATATCATGAAAAAGACGATGCTGAGAGAGATATGAAGAAAAGCCCCCAAATAGCCAGttacatcatcaacaacaaagGTATCACAATTCAGTGTTCAAACAAAACTTCAAGAGCAAAAACATAGAGGCCATACCACAAGATACAAACCACTCATCAGCAGTAAGATACAGAAGGTCAGATTAGAATTTGCAAATATAAACGAGCCACAAAAATACTAAAGCCAAGCTTAATCTCTAATATACCACATGGAATTGCTTGATGAATTCATGTTAACATAGAGTAGAATCACAAAGGAACATTTCCAACATCTTGTGAAATCTGTGCCATGAAGAGTTGAGGCTGTTTTGAGAACAAAGGGGGTCCCTAATCAGTATTAGTGCAGTTTTCCTAAAAGAAAATGTTCACTAAGTGTATACTGCTCTCTTACTGCTTCTTTCAGCACTGTGCAGTGTGATTGCCAAGCTTGTTTAGCTGATATTGTGTCATTACTCTGACTTATCAAGGCAAATTCCAATATACCATTTACCAGTTTATTTATACATCAGCCTGCAATATTCATGTCATACACTTAAGCTGAATGGATCtcgctttctctgtctgtctgcctgtctagaTGTAAAGATTCagcattttttcttatttttctgttctgttcattcATGCTGATGCTGTCAGTAGAGATCTAAAGACTAAAGACGAAAGGAAGATTTTCATTTCATCGATAAGGAAATGACTGTCTGCCCTTATTTAAAACACTAGCTGAGGTTTTTGGCTGATCCATTGAGAGAACTGCTTAGAGGGCTACTTGTAATTTCTGCTCACTCTGTCTTTTGCAGCTCCGGAAAGTGGAAAGAGACAAGAAGACCATGGATCAAGAGATAGTGGAGCTCACAAACAAGCTTGTGGATGCTAAGAACACTATTGACAAGCTAGAGGAACTAAATGTatgacgtttgtgtgtgtgtgtgtgtgtgtgtgtgtgtgtgtgtgtgtgtgtgtgtgtgtgtgtgtgtgacatagtGGACACAGTATTTTCAATGTTGTAGAATTAAAATTGGTACTCACTGGAGCTGAAAATTGAAAGTTACATTAAGAGGTTCAGCACTAAGCTTTCATGCACTGCAGGTCTGTGTGCAGTCTTGAACAAGACTTTGACTGATAGTTCTATAGATAGAACCAGCAATCTCACATTGAgacatgcttttcttttctattgaGATATATACTTATTTTAGATACAGCTCGTCAAATCAGTATCCTATATTATTGCACGTTGCATAGGATACCCAGGATTGTAAGGAATGTCTGCTGAATACTTGTGCACAGATTAGTTGTACTGAAAATCATGATTTTCAACATGACTTTCTCTTTCAGGAACGTTATCGGCAGGACTGCAATTTGGCTGTGCAGTTGTTAAAGTGCAACAAGTCCCATTTCAGGAACCACAAGTTTGCAGATGTAAGTGTTGGCATTgtgtatctatctgtctttgtGAAGACCTTTCAGCATCACATGTTTTAATCTCCATAGTGATGCACAGTGCAAGGAGTGTGAGGCCATGTAATTAAaggtttcttttctttgatAAAAATGGAAATGGGTGGATTTCTGACTGTACAAAGCATTAGGCAAAACAGTGGCAATATAAAGGGGACTATGTTAAAGAGACTATTATCAGTTATTTAATCATTTGTCATACTGTGCCAGATTTACCCCTATGCTGGTTAGTGGCAATTAAAATTGATAATAAATGAAAGCTGTTTAGGTGAGCCTGCACCTTCTTTACCCTTAGATAAATAtccttggctgacaggagtggaacctgatgtggacTTTTACTCTTGTAGCTGATCTACCTCAAGGTTCTGATGTGCTGTGTTCACCTAGATGCTTTTCAGTTCACCACAGCTGTAAATATTGGTTACCATAGTTTACCATTGCCTTCGCCTTCAGATTAAAGGTGCTTCTTCTAACAGAACTGTTGCTCTTTGCGCCTTCCATCCCATACTCAACCACTTTGTGTAAAACTCTGTAAAGTATGTTGAAATCCCGGGAGGTCAAGTGATGCTTTCCTTGATGATCAAAATAAGGATTGCATCTTAAAATCATGTTTTCATTACATATTTTGTTACAGCTCTGTGGTTCTAACAGACACAATGGGCTATGAGCTGTGTGCATCGAAGAGAATTCAGCAGTGCACTCATAATGGTGCATAAATGCCACTCATGAGCTCTCTTCCGAGCTAAAAATGACATGACTTTTAAGGGTAAATCCTTCTCTCGTTAGCAGTAATGTACCTCCAGTGGAATTTCATACTCTGTTATTCATAAAATGCATAAACGTAATAATATTTAAGCTCATATAATGTGTGCAAAGTCTTAGTATAATGGTATGAACTGAGGGTAATTAACAGTGTGAGGTACAGAATGCTTGTGTAATTAATGAGCACTAGAAAAACAGCTAAATGTTTTGCCACTATTGTGGGTTGTGTTTACTTCTTTGGGAGGTTTTATAATGATGTGTTATACTTAGATGATGTAATACACATGCCATAAAGAATGCCTATTGTAAGCATTGGGTGCTGGGAAACCTTTTCCAAACAGCAGTCATTGGGAATGCATACAAAAAGCACTGTGCCACTGACTGTGGCGAATAAATGTAGAGTAAAACAGAATGCAcataatcgtgtgtgtgtatttggacaTTAATCACTCTTCTGTTTGCTTGAGCATAAAGAAGGGCTCCAGGTTGCACTTTTGTATTTATTGGCAGCAGTCAGCCAATTTCACACCACTAAATACAATTGTAGAATGATATAATTTGAATAAGATTTAGTTATGGAGGCTTAAGTCTTAGTGTATCTTTTTGCCTCTTGTAGATTTCTATTCATGTATTTGAGCTAAGACTGTGCAATGGTATGATGCAGTGGTTCAGCCTAGTATCCAGAATATAAATTATTGTCTTGACTGGTTGGGTGGAATAGCAAACTTAGCTAAGTGAAGTACTGGGTTTATATTCAGAACAATTTTATTCGGGAGTCATGTTTTGAAGTGCTTTGTGGAATGCAGTGATCTTGTCTGCCCTCACATCTAAACCAGTTGTGGTGCACTTGCTGGACTCACAAGATTGATCCAGCATCAGCTGAGCTAAACTTTATGATCAGAGATATTCCCTTCCAGTGTTCCATGAATCAATAAGCCCCAGTTAGCCTCATCCAATTAGTAAGATAAATGTCCTCATTTTCTgcccaaactttttttttctttttttttcttttttttgcttctttacaGTTAAAATCTGGTTTCATTAGCCTCTATTCTATGTTAGAGACATTGGgggtttttgaaaaaaaaaaccctgaaattgCCTTCACCTGGTTGAATGGTCGGTCTCTCATCAGCTTTTTCACATTTCTGGGaagaaaatacatttcagtTACAGAAAAGGTGCCAGAATATTTTCCTCTAATTTTAAGATTcatttactgaaacaaaaaagaaaggaatcATGCTTATTTATGCACATACTGTGAATCTTTGTTAAATACCAATTCAAacactttcatttttaaagctgaaatgtttttttgtctgcaagcaattatatgatttataaaatatgaatttgtCTTTTGCTGACTTGCTTTGTAGTTGCCATATGAACTGCAGGAGATGGTGAATAAGCACATGAAAAGCAGTCTGCCTGACAAGACTCAGAGCCCTCAAGGAGCCCATGGCCAAGACCCAGACACACTCAGTCTGACACCTGCTGATGTGGTGCCCACGTCTGTTATTGCACGGGTACTTGAGAAACCTGAACCCCTTGTTCTCAACTCTGCTCAGTCCAGCAGCAGTGGCCGCCCAGTGGCTGAGGATGTGTTTGTCCATGTGGATATGACTGGACCCCGAAATGAGAGTGCTGGCCGAGAGAATGGGGGTTCTGGTCAGACTAAGCTTAGTACCGGCACTGCATCTGAGCAGTCGCATCTTAATGGTATGTTCCAAAGTCCAGAAGGCCAGTCAGCTGACAGTGGGTCAGCACCATCCTTTGAGAAGTTAAACCCCTACCCTACACCTCCTCCCCCACATCCGCTCTATCCTGGCCGCAAAGTGATTGAGTTCTCTTCTGATGATAAGGTAAAGATCCCTAAGAACAGCCCACTGCCCAACTGTACATATGCCACACGCCAGGCGATATCTCTTAGCTTGGTACAAAATGAAGAGGAAGCTGGAGAACGGCAGCGTACTGTCCCCAACAGCCCTGCAGTGTCTGATGGAGGTTGGCGATCTGGAACCTCCTCATCTTCAGGTGGAGGGCATGTATCGTACCCCAGGACACCTCAGCAGAGTGATTTCACTGACCCTTTGTCTAGCCAGTCAAGTCCATTCAGCAGCCCGCCACAGCCACCGAGTGCCTTTGCCAGTTCAGGTAGCTCTGAGGAGGACTTGCTTACCAACTGGCAACGAATGTTTGTAGAAAAGATCGCACCAGCCTCAGAAGGGACCCTGGTTAATCGCACCTCCTTCAGCAGTGAGACTGTAAAGGAACTCCAGAAGAGTCGCAGCGGCAAGTCCGGTAGAGGAGCTTCAGACCGAGGTATCCTGCGTGGGGCCTACTCTGATGGAGAAGAGGGCTCCTCTACGCAAAGTTGGACAGCCAGCAGAGAGTCCAGCCTGGATACTGATACAAGCAGCATTGCAGACCTGCGCACAAAAAGGGGTGAGTATGGTGCTACCTTTTCTCAAGAGGAAAGTGAGCAACTGCTGATGGCTCTTGACAATGATGATGGTGCCAGTGGTGACACAATGGTCATGGCGGAGTCCAGCCCAGTCTCTTCCAAGCAGCAGGGGTTTTCTGAAGATGGTGGGTCTGTAGGCAGCCCAGCCGAAGAGCGAGACATCCTTCCACAGGACTTACCCATCATCAGCCCCAGGGTCCTTGCTGGCTTGGAGGATTACACAGAAAAGCCTCCTGCTCACCGTCACCATAGTGGCCCCAACCGACCTCAGAAGAGCCCCAAAAGGATGGGGGTCCATCACCTGCACAGGAAGGATAGTCTTACCAGGGCTCAAGAGCACGGAAACCTGCTGGACTGAGAAAGAGGCCTAGCCCCTTGCTCCTTATTTCACCTACAGTGCTCTTCTGCTTGTTAGCTCACAAGTCTTACCAGGCCACAAAAGGAAGCAGGAATCATATAGTGACTGATCAACTAATACCCAGGCTGCTTTCCTTTTATGGGTTATTACTGTAACACTTGAGCCACTTCTCAGAAGCAAGAAGTTCACTTAGTTATggtatttatattacagattaAGGTGGTCATCATACCTTTAAAGAAGTCTGTACTTCAGTCATCCTTTAAGAATGTGAGAGCATGTAAGAAGTTAATTTTTCCATGCTCCAACATCTTCAGGACATCTTCAAGCTGTGGTGTAATTATGAGATGAATCAGGATATAGCCATATAGACACCTCTGTATTTGGCCAATGTAATGTAATGGGGGAGATCCAAATGAAATAGCACTGTAACTTGTTGCTGTAAGGTACTGAAATACCACAGAAACTGGAAGAAAGTCCCCTTTTCTGTTGCAGGGTTTCAGCGTGAGAGCTGTCTATCTTTAAAGATTAAAGAATGAGTTGGTGCTCTAGACTGAGATCCAGATACCGTTGTATGGTTTGGATTATGCAGGTTTCGTGAGATCCAGTGGATTTTAAACTTTCAGTGCCTAACCCTTTTTAATGACTAAAGTTTTCCCATCAACCTTTAAAAAGTATTGCTCCTTATGTCTACTTTCAGTTTATGTCAGAACTAAGAATTCCATCTCACTTCACAACTACCAAACTAACAAACACCAATTTTTATTGAGCTGCCAGAGTAATTTATGatccaaaataattttttttactatgaaAGTTCCTGGTATGTGGCGAAGGTCCATAAGAGCATTTCTTGGTAACTCCCACTCACAATGAGAGTCTGTGGAATAGAATTGGATGTCTTGTATAACTACTAAATCTTTTAAATCTTAAACATTCTactgatgtttgtttttgaaatatAGTTAGACAAAATTTAGACCTAAATCTGAGCTTTGGTTATCTATCTTTCCCCTCTGAAGAATGTGTGGATTTGttcagcatttatttaatttcatttgtttcttcAGGATTCAGTATGAGCAAGAAAACATCACACGCTAGGATTCCAGTGAAAGCAAGATTGTTATTTATTGGTGTCCAATCACGTAGGTAGTCATCCGTTTTCATAGCTGTTGCCAACAGAGAAATTTTACTCACTacaatttaatgtattttaaacaatacaaatggCTGTCAGGATATTTAAAAATTTCTCAATGCCATTAAAAATGTCCATGCTATTTTTATCAAATGTAGGCCAAAGGAAATCTTCATTTCAAGCTCACCAACTGGTAAAATAACAGTATGTCACTTGATGTATGTTAAGGGCTCCTGATGGACGCATGCAACTGGTGCTATATCTTATTTTCCCCAAATGTTTGAGATATTTTCAAAGAAACTCTGAATCACTATTAAATTGTCACAACTTGGGTATTCTAAAATATTGACATCTTAGTATTAATCTAATCTTAGTAGTTCAGCATTTATTGATAAATATTGGCCTATGCTAGAAcgtaaaaatacacaaaagagcCTTCTCCTCTTTACCTCCATACTAAATACGGCAGTCGACGCATCAATCTGGAACGACTGCCTTTGTCTATTAATTGGCACTCCATGGAACTGTCTGGGAGTTtattacagtgaaataaaatctatcAATATGTTTGAGTTAGTGGTCATTAAAGTTAGTATTTAATTAACATGATGTCagttgattatttatttttataaattcttAAGAAACGTCAtttaaaagtatacatttgTCTGTTTTGGAGTGCGAACCATTCTGTAGCTGAGACCATTTCTTTGgagttacagtgcactacatGGGTCCTACAATGTCAGCATTACATGCCTTTATTTAGTTCATATACAGTcaggtatataaatatataggaaATTGACAAAGTTGTTATTTTAGCAATTTTTATTGTCTAAGACAATATATTGCAGTTGAATTGCAGTTACATTAGAAACATTAGCTGAAGGTTCTGACATAATTGCAGATTTAATTTGAGTCTATTTACATCCAAATCTGGTGAATGatgcaggaataaaaaaaaacttgtatatGTCCTATAAGGGACCAGATTTAATTGGACTGTATTGGACTAGTAACACACCAGCTCCATAGCAACATGTTATATTTCCTCATCATTTCAATTAAAAGTAAGCAGgtaaaaaaatgatttcaagTGTAGTATTTgcatttgattttcttttcttctccatACTAACTTTCAGTATGAAAAGAATTGAAAGTTAGTTAGAACTGAACATGATCCAATGCACACCACCTCATCTTATGGCATGGACGTGTAGGGCTGAGGCTACTTGTAGAAGGTGCTGTAATTCCTACACTGTTCACCTGATTTAGATGCAAATTCCCTTTTATTAAAGCTGAACTTTATGTAATATCAGCTGCAATACACTGTGGTAGATAATTAAAAGAATACACACGAACTCTACCCCAACCAGCTAACAACAGTACTGTGTATACAGCATCAGTGCCATTCTTCCAGAATCTGAGTTATGTTTATGTACGTTGTATCCATCAGCAAGTTTTACGTATTTAAAGacgaatttatatatttaaggcAGTGTATTAAATGTTAACTGGTGAACTGGTCAGAAGTCATCTCTGAAGTGTGGTGTTTCACAAGTAGATCCTGAGTTTGTCCACATTTTTCTTCTTGCAGTGTTGAACATTATAATCTCATTGTTAAACAAGACTCACACTGGTCATGCAGTACGGAAATCATATAAAGTGTCATAtatggtatacattatattgcACATGAACATGATTCATAACCATGTCATTGTAAGACATATCAGTTTTCTTAATGTGTATTTCTCTAGTGGTTTAAGTTCTATTGGAAGTGCCACCCAGTTCTGCGCTTCTTGAATGTGTCCCCTTCATGACCAGCCTGCATACAGAATATGTTCACATTCTGGTTTTCCTCGGCTTTACACTTTATTCCTAGTGTGGCCGATCAATCTCTCTTTTCCCCCCTCTGTATGTACCTCAAAGAGCCCATAATGAGTAGAACTATAACTAGCCCCTGTGCTGAATATTTGATGTCTTCTCATGTTTGAAAATAGCTTAGTGGTCCTGAAAGGAGCGGGAGAGACAAAGAACAGTCTGTCAGAGTCTTACACGTGAAAACGGACGTTCTTAAATATTTTAGGACCTCATCAGCGAATTAGACGAGTTCgtgcaaatacaaaaaaaagagcgagagaaagagaaggacgGCGAAGATAAAGTGCACCTCTGTAATTCATGTGGTTAACACAAGATGAATGAAAGAACGAAGATGAATGTCTAATGCGCCGGGTATATAAATAGACTTTAATATATGATGTGTTAGAAGTGTAATGACTTGCTATCATTACTATAATTGAGTTTGTAATTGATTGACAGTTCCTTTCTTTGATCCACTGTGACCTCTTTGAAGGTGAGGGAAAGCAAAGTGTTGACAAAGTTGAGtag harbors:
- the tjap1 gene encoding tight junction-associated protein 1, with amino-acid sequence MMSAAPARKPYRKAPPQHRETRQNHPILREDLTGSPTANCDSLAPAQHAPSKESVSDADKVKILQQQNEDLRRHLTHTTHKMEAMEAEFDSRQHYMQTEMGRTRDDLEKMKDKFRRLQNSYTASQRANQDLEEKLHALLRKVERDKKTMDQEIVELTNKLVDAKNTIDKLEELNERYRQDCNLAVQLLKCNKSHFRNHKFADLPYELQEMVNKHMKSSLPDKTQSPQGAHGQDPDTLSLTPADVVPTSVIARVLEKPEPLVLNSAQSSSSGRPVAEDVFVHVDMTGPRNESAGRENGGSGQTKLSTGTASEQSHLNGMFQSPEGQSADSGSAPSFEKLNPYPTPPPPHPLYPGRKVIEFSSDDKVKIPKNSPLPNCTYATRQAISLSLVQNEEEAGERQRTVPNSPAVSDGGWRSGTSSSSGGGHVSYPRTPQQSDFTDPLSSQSSPFSSPPQPPSAFASSGSSEEDLLTNWQRMFVEKIAPASEGTLVNRTSFSSETVKELQKSRSGKSGRGASDRGILRGAYSDGEEGSSTQSWTASRESSLDTDTSSIADLRTKRGEYGATFSQEESEQLLMALDNDDGASGDTMVMAESSPVSSKQQGFSEDGGSVGSPAEERDILPQDLPIISPRVLAGLEDYTEKPPAHRHHSGPNRPQKSPKRMGVHHLHRKDSLTRAQEHGNLLD